A segment of the Polyodon spathula isolate WHYD16114869_AA chromosome 17, ASM1765450v1, whole genome shotgun sequence genome:
atttatttatatttttacacgcAGGTCACTTGAATAACTCACAGATATTCAGGGAGAAAAGTATAAAGCAGTGAAATATGCCAGGGGCATATGTATTTAAACTAAAATTaattttgcaccattttttgtaaaagtaaaataaaactattaatgtTCCATAATTTGCTGGTGCAAATGCATTGAGAAATCTGGTCTGTAGGGGGAACTGTAAGGTGCCAGCCATTCCCTCCTCTACCTGACACGTTTCATAGCTCTACCCCAATATCCCTTTTCCCTGGCATAGCCATGAACTGGTCAAGTAAAGTGACTTTTAAACCCCTCTGTAGTTTCATACCATGTCCCCACTCTTCAATCCAGCACATACAGTACTAGCGCAAttctaataaaacaaaccaaagcGGTTCGGATCAAATATGCTGGCTTTTAAAGGACACAAATTACATTAACACTATTCAAAATAAGGATCTGTATTTTGtcatagagttaaaaaaaaacaactaggaaAGGATTACCCAGTTTTCTTTGCAGAGACTGACACTTTATCGGTTTCTCTTCATATCGATATTCAGTCATTTGGAAATGACATATTGTTTTTATGATATGTTATGAACCCAAGGTACAAAGAATGATCAATACGAGTGACATCATACAGGTACTAATATTCCCATTCATCTGTCTTCATGTCCAAGTAGCTGAGGATGTTCTGAGCAAACCTGACTGCCTGTTTCCGGGCAATTTTGGACATTTCATCTCCTTGAGGATCTACTGCATCAAGTGCTAAGAGTTGCTTGGTGAGAAGTTCCTCCAGTAACTTATAGCTCTTGTCGGCTCTTTTGCCGTCAAAGACAAGCACCTGCCTCTGCAGTTCTGAGAGGCTCCCCAGCACATTCCAGACAGCCTTGTGGGAGGGGTGCTCCTCCGTGCAGGTATCGCCAGCCCTCTTCCTCAGCGCTTCCATCAGGTCAATGTAGGTGATGACAGCCTGCACCTCCAAAACCGCCCTCCGCCTGGCTTCGCGGATGCAGGGGTTCCTGGCGGTACTCACCTCATCCAGCCTGGTCAGCAGCCCCTGCAGCTCTGCCTTGTGTTTGAAGTGCAGCTCGTTGGCTTTCTCGATCGTTAGCAGATGGCTCCGCAGCTGGGCCACCGTGTAACGGATCTGCTCGATTTTCTGGATGGAATCATTCTGGGCCAGGTCATACCTGCAGGTGGCGTCCCCTTCTCCTTCCAGGTCCAAGTGCTTCAGCAGCCCATTGATCTCCTCTACCACCTGCTTCCTGTAGTTTCGGACCTCTGTGTTCCCAGATACATCCAGGGCATCCAGCTCGACAAGAAACCCTGTGAGCACCCGGGAGAGGCGCCCGCAGCTGTCCGCTCTGTTCAGTCCCATCAGGAGAGCGATAAGGTCACCCCGGGACTTGTTGACATCCACCATGATGGAGTTGATCTTGGTGACTGAGCCATGGGTGTTGTTGGAAAGGGGGAGCGACAGAGCCTGCTGCTTCATGCAGCTCTCTATGATATCCTGCACTGCGCACACCCTAGTCAGTGCACGGTACCTGGCTTTCCGCAAATGTACTTTTCCCCCGGTTCTGATCTGAGTCAGTCTCAAAATGACATCCTGGATGCCATCCACAAACTCGTCACTGATGgttccccctcctcccctcagCGGTGTCACCTCCTGGGCGACCAGGTTCTGTGCCTCAAGGTAGACTCTCTCTATCTCCACCCGGGACGGATGGTTGACGTTTTGTTGTAGCGTCTCAAGCAGACTTTGGACCTCATGGGTGGCCCCTCTCTTCGCCCGCTGGATTTCCCCCTTGTTCTCTGTGTCCACCGAGTCAATTTCAAACAGCTGTCTGGTCAAAGCTCTTTCCAGTTTGCTGTAGTCCTTGTCAGTTTGAAGGCCACTGAAAGACAACACCTGGGAGCTGAGGTCCTTGACTTCCTTCATGATTTCCTGGAGCCGAATCATGGAGGGATGCTGGTTACCCATTTCCATGCTCTTCCAACATCAAATGTTCCAAAGAACAGGCTGTGAATGAAAAAGTGAAATAAGCTACAAACCAGCTTGGGATTCTCTACATTGTGTTAGAGTAGTCACAAAATTAGAATACAAAATGTGACTGAAAAGCTAAAGTAACACCCTTGATCGGGTCAGGCACAAAACCACTGTGTCCAAATATGCTTTAACAGTGACTGACATCATCACCTTGTGACATCACAGTATGCTGCAATGTTCTGTAATGAGATATCATCACCttgaaaagtatatatttaaaaaaagtcagtaaTTAGAAATGTCTGCAACTGAGAAAGAAAGAGCTGTAGCACTTTTGCGTTTCCTTAATGATTTTAGTCAAAACTAGTTAATGTTTACATACCTTTCTGATTCAAAATAGTTGAACAATCAGCTGAGGGCTTTACAAACGACACACTGGAAGCTAACTTCAGTTACACCCAACTAAAACATTACAAGCGTAATCGAAGCAGACGTTAAACACATTGTCTTGGTTAACAATTCCTAGGTAAATTTATTTCTTTAACACAGTTTTCAATTCAAGTACcggtattttatatttcaatctTCATGACAAGGAAAGCAGTAActgccattattttaaatgtcactttttcCTAAGCAGTATCCGGAAAcgataaaaaacatttttactttattttgtaaccATTCCAAATGCTGGtaagaaatagtaaataaataaataaaaactagctGTTGCTTTAACTACCAAACAGAAGAATTAGGATGACATTACTTACACACCGAGAAGGATCAGCCTAATTTGTTAAAGATCTGGCTCCTACTGCAAATCCAAAACACCCCTCTCATGCAAACATTCCAGTCCTGGCTACTACCTCATAACCACGCCTGTGTTGAACAATAGATAAGTAAGTTATGTGCCAAGCTCACATTCTGAAGATTATCAGGGCAGTGCAGCGCTGTATTGGCAAGCTACACTTCAGCTGTTCCTCTGTGGTGGTGATGTGTTTCTCTGTGATGTGACTGTAGATTTGTTCCTTCTCAAAGACAAAACATGGTTTTCATCAGCCTTGACTTTAAGATTCATGTCACggaaaatcattttgttttgttttgtttttttcctaaaagAAATAGACCTGTTTTTCAGTAAGAAGTAAGGACAGCTTCTCAAGTACTGCATATTAAAAGCACTGCTGATCGGCATGGGGGTActaattaaatactcagtagtCCTGACACGTCTGGATGTTGAGAAACTCCACCACCCACATGCTTTCCCTCTGTGATTTGGCAGAGCTGGAGAATATGGTGCAGATTTTTTGGTAATGAATACTCCAGAGAAACAAAAATGAGATCAGTTTAATAGATCTACATCCTCTAATCTTAGAATATCTTGATTATATTTAAAGTTCTACCTCTAATTAAAGTCCCCttcaacagaaaacacacaacatTTCTAACTGTTGGTAACCCATGCACAGATTCTACTGCTTTACATTGTGCATGGCAACCGCTATTTACTATcattactatttgtttatttagcagatgcctttatccaaggtgatttacagagactagggcgtgtgaactatacatcagctgccgtcacttacaacaacctctcaACAAAAAAAGGGAggcacaagggggttaagtgacttgctcaaggtcacacagtgagtgagctgggatttgaaccggggacctcctagttacaagcctgtttctttaaccactggaccacacagcctccttagcTATAAGATAAAGGCAGTTTCTGACAGGGTTTGTTTTCATTCTAATTCCTTAACTGGTAAACTGCTCCATGTGTGTCCTTTATGATTATTTGTTCATTGCTCTGCTGCAATAGTTATTATCATCAGCTGGCCGTGCACAGCCTGGCAGTATGAGTTTACTATGTACACCATACTTACAAATGTACTTTTACCTAGGGAACTACTTAAAATTAAACTTTGTTATTGAGAAAATGATACCGATTGCTATAACTCTGCATAAACAATCGTTTCGGGGGACGTATCTTGCTGTGTAAGACTACCACAATATATACAGagtatgttattaaatatttacattctGTATTGGGTATTtcacaaacagttttaaataaataaactatatttatTCCATAATGTGAGGTCATCCTTAATCGCTCTGCAGTTCAACGCATCCTTCAGCAGTTCCAGTTTGCTTTGATTATGATAAAAAATACTTTCAATAAATTAAAGGAAAGTTGTTTtttaacacagttaaaaaaaatacatttccattcaATATAAGAGCAATCTATAAAAAATGACCAGAATTAGACTAAACAGTTCCTAAGTATTATACCTACTGTACAAATACTGTTTACAACacgactgtattattattattatattattatttattattattattattattattattccattggCAGTAGGACGATATTAAACCCAAAGGCTGCTGCCTGCATGTTTTCGACTCGTTCTAGTCGCTCGGGAAGAATACGTGGTGCACCAGGTGAATGTGTTTAAGCAGTCGTGTCACCTGCGTGACTCTTCTGTGTGTATCCAGTAAGTCTTGGCTTGTGCTCCTGTACAGTACTTTCCTGTACTCGTCTATTCAGACACAGGCATGGATCCTAAGAACAGTCATGTTAAATATTCCATTACGGTTCATTACTATTTTTTATGTGAGCATACTGTGTGTTGCAAGTCTTTAACAGCACCAAGCCCCGTGTCATTAATCTGTATTAATGAGTTCAGAGTTTACAACAACAAACATGATCTATTCGGATAAGATTACAAGGAGAGATGGTGTCGATGAAATATGTCTGCCATAAACAGAAAGCTATACACATGTCTATAAAAAGTGCCCCTCAAAAGATGCGTTATCTCTGGTTTGTCGCAGCGAGGCTGGGA
Coding sequences within it:
- the LOC121330184 gene encoding BAG family molecular chaperone regulator 5-like, with amino-acid sequence MEMGNQHPSMIRLQEIMKEVKDLSSQVLSFSGLQTDKDYSKLERALTRQLFEIDSVDTENKGEIQRAKRGATHEVQSLLETLQQNVNHPSRVEIERVYLEAQNLVAQEVTPLRGGGGTISDEFVDGIQDVILRLTQIRTGGKVHLRKARYRALTRVCAVQDIIESCMKQQALSLPLSNNTHGSVTKINSIMVDVNKSRGDLIALLMGLNRADSCGRLSRVLTGFLVELDALDVSGNTEVRNYRKQVVEEINGLLKHLDLEGEGDATCRYDLAQNDSIQKIEQIRYTVAQLRSHLLTIEKANELHFKHKAELQGLLTRLDEVSTARNPCIREARRRAVLEVQAVITYIDLMEALRKRAGDTCTEEHPSHKAVWNVLGSLSELQRQVLVFDGKRADKSYKLLEELLTKQLLALDAVDPQGDEMSKIARKQAVRFAQNILSYLDMKTDEWEY